The Verrucomicrobiia bacterium DNA segment GATGGCGACCGGCGTGCTGCCATGGACCAACTCATGGCCGATGTAAGCAAGTGGGCAGCCGACAATGACATCAGTGGGAAGTGGCTCCGTTTTGCGGGACCAGGGCCCAAGGGTCACGGTGGTCCTGGGGGACATGGTGGCCGTGGTGAAAAAATGATGATGATGCGAGACTTCTAAAAAAGTTACCCAATGAAAAAGGAGCGACGGTTGTCGCTCCTTTTGTGAATTGAGGATGCTTAGGAGGCGAGGAGGGCCTTGAAGACCCCTTCCTCCCCCTTCAGATGGCTCTTGAGAAGGAAAGCTTCCCGCAGCGCCTCTTGAGGCCCAGGGAAGCTAAACATCTTCTTCAGGATGGCGTTCCATCGTTCCAGGTCCTCGGCTGATGTCTCGAGAAACGCAGAGGGCTGCAATGCCCCTTGCATGAGGACGTCCCTTAGGTGAAGGGGTTGCCCCTCCCTAGGCTCTGCCATGAGGGCCTGAAGGCGCTCTTCGGCTTCCTCAAGGCTCTGGGCCGGAGGAAGGTACGGGTCAGGAACAGGTATCACGTTAAAGGCAGCAAGCTGCACGATGCGGTACGCCTCTTCCCCTGCAAGGCCGTAGGCGACGCCCAGGTTCTTGAGCAGGGTTTTGACCCGGCTCGTAGCGTAACATCCACCCATGTTCTTGATTTCCAGGAGCATGTTGTCGGTGTAGACATATTCCTTCTCCAGCACCGAGGCAATGCGGCCTAGGCAGTAGATCAGTGCATGGAACGCGTCGGGCCACGCCACCCGCTCGGTAGAGCTCTGCTCGATGGCACGCTCTTCCCAGGTCTGGATAACATCTTCCAGGGAACCCAGGTACCCGAAGAGCAGCGTTAGGATGCCAGCCGCACCCTCCGTTTGGATAGGGTTGCGCTTGTGAGGCATAGCTGATGATCCCATTTGTTTAGGAGAAAAGAACTCCTGCATAATGGGGCACCCGCTCCGTGCGTTGAGACGCACATCGAGTGCAATCTGGCCCAAGAGTTCTCCCGCGGCACGCATGGCGCCGATAAGCGGGAGGTAGATGATACGCGGCATGATCTGGGAAGCCCCGTAGAACGGCCTGAGATTCAACAGATCCAGGGCCACCCACTCTTCCTCCATTGTCCTACCCGTGTAGTTGGCAATGGCGCCTGAGATCTTTGAGTAATCCAGAAAGCTTTGCGCGAACTCTAGCTGCGCTTGGCAGAGCTTGAGTACGGCACGGTAGCGCAAACACCGGAAGCCGAATGTTTGAAGCTCGGCCCATTGCCCGTGGGTGCGCCCCACCATAGGGGAGTATCGGTATTTCTCAGCCTGCGCCAAGAGAACCTGGTCAAGCCGCTCAAGCCCAGCTGCCACGAGGGCGGCCGACGCCTGAAGGCGGCGGGCCATTGCTGGCTCCTGGGTATCGTAGGAAGTCATTTCCCGGTGGAAGTACTTGTGATACTCCTTGGGGAGGAATCGCTCGCGCTCTTGGAGGAACGCGTTGAGGTCGTGACGAAGTTCCTTGTCGTTGGCTTCATACACACTAATATCGATGGGATTTGCTTCCAGTACCTGCACCATCGCGTCAGCAATTTCAGGGGAAATGTTTCCCAGATGTTGATCCGCCCTAATGCAGGCAATTTCGGTTTCTTGCCATCCTAAAAGGCGCTGTTCCAGACTCCACAAATGCGTGATGTCCGGTACCATGTAACGTTTATCCATTCTTCACCTGTCCTATCAAGCTACAAGGGCAGCCGGGCTGCCCTATTACTGTTGTTTATAGCAGTAATGGCTCTGGAAAACGATAATTTTATTCAAGGATGAAAAACAGGCACGTGTAGAACGTGCCCGTAAGGTCTGTGCAGTGATTTCAGCCACAAGGCGTTGCTTCTGGCAACATAAGGGCTGCCTCGGATTTCGGATCTGCAAGCGCTTTGCGGAGAGCCCCTGGTAGCCTCTCCATGAATGCCGAGGGATCCCCTCTGAATCCCAGGTCAAGCTCGGCAGCAAGCATCATGACATGCTTGTAGTTGTCATCACCCTCAAGGACCGTGAGCATTTTTTCCGTGACCCTCAGAAGGTCTGAAAGGAAGAAGGGCGCGTGCGTATTCTCCTCGGCTAACTCCCTGTCGGGAAAAGCTGTGGGGAGGACGAGCCGCGAAACGGGGCAATCCTGGAGCATTTCAAGGGTGGCGCTGCAGAACAGGGCAACAAACTTGACGTGGTCACGCACGCCGTCGATAGCCGTAAGCTTATCCCATCCATCGCCCCTTCTAGGGTACCCAACATACATTTCAGGATCGACGGTCATATCTATGACAAGTCTCTGACCTGGTATATGTGCATCAGCCCCTGCTGCGTGCAGTGTTAAGACGGTCTGCTTCCCACCCAGCTTGCCCATACCGTGGCAACTTGGGAGCTCGTGCACGTACGCATCTTTCTCCTGCCATGAATGCGGTGAAAAGCACAGGTCAGTGATAAGTTTGAAAGGAGTGCCCTTCCTCAGTATCCCTGCGAGAGTGTCGATTTCTTCTTTTGCTATCTCCCGCCTGGGAGCCATTTCAATGATGTCAAACATACTTCTCCAGAAAGCACCTGGGTGCTTTCTGCCGCTTAGAGTAACAGATAATGAGCGAAGTGAAGAGATAAGAAAAACGGCCCGGTGTTATATACCGGGCCGTAAGAAGAACATGACCCTTGCTGGGTATTCACCCTAAAGCCCGAAGCTCCTTGGGGCAAAGAGGTCATCAAATTGGTCCCGGCCGCTATGCCGGGGCCTTCTCATCCTTTCGCGGTCAGCAGATTGAAGGCGCATGTCATAGTGTGCCTGTGTTTCCTCAATCAGGTGGATCACCTCATCAGGAGACAAGGCCTGCAACTCCCAGAAAGGCTCTACTTCCCAGAGGCAGAGGTCAAGATCCTGTTGACGGTGCAGGCTAAAGGCCATAGGCTTGCCGGGCTTGGCACTTTCCGGCGACAGAGCGGCCAGAGCCACTTCTTGCGTAGGCTCAAGCACACCCTGACTGACGCGCAATGATTGGCGCTGCTGCTCAAGACAGCCTTGGAACGAGGTGCTCAGTGCGCAGATATTCCACGGCCCTGGCTTCAGGAAAAAATGCACAATGGCATAGCAGGTTGGAGGAAGGCTTCCGCGAAACACGGGATCCCTCAGCGGATGAGAACCGCCATGACCAGATATTAGGAAAAGGTTATCAAGGGGATTAATCATGTTTTCAAAGCTCCCGGGACACGAGTGACCTGCTTCGATAGTAACAGAAAGGCAAAGGGTGGGGAGAGGACGACGCTCACTTTCTTTCTGCAGTCAGTGCTTTGCACATGAATTTCAGAAAGAAGCGCTCACTAGCTTTCCTCTCCGCTTCGCGGAGCAAGGTACTGGGAAAGGCGAACCTGGTTTCGAAGCCGATCCCAAATCAAAGAAAAGAAGAGTCCAGAGGACTCTTCTTTTCTTTGGTACCGGGGAGAGGACTCGAACCTCCACACCTTGCGGCACATGCTCCTAAGGCATGCGTGTCTACCATTCCACCACCCCGGCAGAACCTACGTACTATAGCGCAACCTGACCAGATTAACAATGAAAAAGCCCGGCTGTGCGGCCGGGCTTACAGGAAACGTTCACTTCGTTAACTCGTCCCACTCTTTTTGCTTCTCCCGCTCCCTTTTTTCAGCCATGCTGGCATGCAATAAGGGTAAAGTCTTATAACCCACAAAAGAGATGAGAGCGAACATCAGCATCCCAAAGTCACCAAATACCCGGCCACATGCGCCTAGCGCCCATAGGTAGGTACAGATATTGGCTACAAGCACCCATCCAAACACCGAAGGGGTCAGACGGGAGGATAAGTAGGAAACACCGAGTGCCATTAGGTAGGCACCAACCACAAACACAACAAGCAAACCCTTCACCTCGTATGAGATGAATACCACGTTCCCCCTCAAAGCTCAATGAGGTCCCTGATTTTATCTATCGTCGCCGGCCCTATGCCGCTCACCTGGTCAAGGTCATCAATGCTCTTAAAGGCGCCATGCTCCGTGCGGTAATCAATAATTCGCTGGGCGTACGAAGGTCCAATGCCAGGAAGCGAATCTAGCTGGGCAAGCGTGCCACGGTTAATGGAAACCTTCTTGCTAACAGTGGGCAACTCCGCAACTGATGAGGAGGCAGTAGGGGAGTCCACCCCACTACTACTCCCCGTCCCCGCCTTTTTACTTACGGCCCTCGCTTGCTCCGCTTCCCGTACAAACGTATCGTGCGCCGCAGCTACCTCTGCACTGGCTGCCTGGTACTCCTGCTGCAGGGAAGTGATGAGCTCGCCGTCTTTAAGGCGCGCTTCTTTCAAGGCAGCCACTTCCGCCTCCAACCCAGCCATGCGCTCCTTTAATGCATCGGCTTCCCCATTCTCCGTAATGATAGTTACTGGCTCCCCGCTGCTTCCAATAATAAGCCGCCCTATGCCCGCGGCTTTAACACGGAGGTGGGGGAGTAGCAGTATTGCAGCGCCCAACCCAATTACAACTACGGCAAGTGTTCCCTGCCGCCAGTACCTCTTCAGTAAAGAAATTGCTTTCTCTCGCATGCGCCTACCCTACTCCCCGCGGGGGAGGGAGCGCCAGGCTACTCCAATCCCGCCACGGCGCTAGACAAGCCCCTTTCCTGCCACTGAACTGGGAATTCGGGATGTTCTTCAACGTAAGTCTGCACCACGCCCTTAACGCGCTGGAGGAATTCCAAATCTGTTAATCGAGCCATTTTAAAGTCTGGAAGCCCCGATTGCACGATGCCCGTCAAGTCGCCAGGTCCACGGAGTTCCAGGTCGCGCTCGGCAATATCAAACCCACTTTCATATTCCACCAGCGCCTTAAGCCGCTCAATGGCTGGGCCACCGCCAATAGTAGGGCAAAGGAAGCAGTATGATTGTTCCTTGCCACGCCCAACCCGGCCCCTTAGCTGATGAAGCTGGGCAAGGCCAAAGCGCTCTGCATTCTCTATGACCATGACCGTAGCATTGGGCAGGTCAACTCCCACCTCAATGACCGATGTGGCAACCAGGACATCCACCTTGCCTGCCTTAACTTCGGCCATGAGAGCCTCTTTTTCCTTTGCTTTCATGCGGCCATGCAGTTCGGCAACCCGTCCAAACTCAGGATGCTCTTTGCGTAACCGCTCCGCCTCTTTGGAGACAGTCTTAATCTCCTTAGGATCCACGACAGGTTCGCCTTCAGTAAAGACTTCCTCCTTTTCAATGAGGGGACACAGCACAAACACTTGCCTGCCTGCGGCAACTTCCTGTGCAATGCGCCCTTCCATCTCACGGCGGCGGTTAATGGGGATGATGTCGGTATGGATAACCTGCCTGTTCTTGGGCTTTTCCTTAAGGAAGGAAACCTGGAGGTCGGCGAACAAGACGAGGGCCAGTGTGCGGGGAATCGGCGTGGCAGTCATGGCAAGGACATGCGGGGGATGCTCCTGCTTGTCCCGTAAGGCTGCGCGCTGCTTCACCCCAAAGCGGTGCTGCTCGTCCACCACAACCAAGCCCACATTCTTCACGGCAAAATTGTCATGAATAACAGCATGCGTACCCACAATAATATCCGCACTATCCGCATCTTCCTTCGTAGCGGCAGTCCACAACGCTACACGGCAGCCGGCGGTTTTCAGTAACTCAGCAACAGTCTTTGCATGCTGTTGTGCCAAAATCTCCGTAGGTGCCAAAATGATACTTTTCTTTCCCGTCTGTGCGACACATGCGGCAAGCAGGGCAGCCACGACAGTTTTTCCGGAACCTACGTCGCCATTGAGTAGGCGAGTCATCAATTTCCCCGATTTCATGTCCGTGAGCGAATCCCACACTACGCGCTTCTGCCCCGCCGTTAATTCAAATGGCAATGATTCTACGACATTTTTAAGCCACTCTACGGGCACGTCAATGATACTTCCTGCCATTCTCACCTGGAGTTGTTGGCTTTGCGCCACATTCATGAAGAATGAGAAGGCCTCAATGAACGCCATAGCCTTGCGCCCCTGCTCTTCGTCGGCCATAGACACCGGCTGATGGATGAGACGCAGCATGTCGCGGTACGGTGGCAGCTCTTCCCGCTCCCGCAGGCTGTCTGGCACTATATCCTCTATTTCCGCATCGTTTATGACCTGGCGGATGAACTTCTGAAGCATCCAGCTAGTCACCCCCTTTGTCTGAGGATAGACCGGTATAACCTGGGGTTCATCCAATAGCACGGGACTGGGCAGGATATTTTGCCCATGGAACCGCTCTATGGCCCCTACACACGTCCATGTGCTGCCAATGGTCAGCTTCTTATCCACATAGGGCTGGTTAAAAAAGCGGAGCGTCAGGGGAACTCCACTGTCATCAGAGACTTCTGCGTCAACAAAAGAGAGCCCTCTCTTGGTTCGTTTCTTTACCAGAGAGTCTACGGTCACCCGGATTGCCACCGGAAAACCGAACTGCACCAGGTTCAAGGGGAGCGGGTTTGATGCGTCAATGTAGCGGCGCGGGAACCAGTGCAACAAATCAAAAACACTACGGATCCCCATCCGTTCCAGGTGTTCTACGGTTTTTGGACCTACGCCGGGGACAAGCCGGACTGAATCGTGTGCTCTGTAGTGCATACTATTCCTCCTCCCCACACCCTATCACCTTCATAAAAAACAAGCGACTGACCTGGTGCAACAGCCCAAAGGGGATCCGTCTCTACCCTCACCACCCCTGCTCCGGCAGTAATTTTTTTCACCGCCACTGGTTGCTGTTGGTACCTACCCTGCACGCCGATAAGTCCGTTTTTCGCCTTCATGTCGATGGTCGATACAATAGACGGATCGGTATCCCCACCAGTGGTCTGCCACCCTTCAAGCTCAATAAAAGTGCTCATGAGGTCCTGGTCATACCTGTCCAGGCTCACATAGAGCCTATTGGATGCAGCTTCTGTAGCCACAACATATACGGGCTTAGTATCGGGATCATTTGTGTACGAACGTAGTACGCCGTTGTCTATTGCCTCCCCTGCGCGCTCTCCAATAGTGTAGAACATCGCCCCTCGATGCTCCCCTACTACTAATGCTTTTCGTACACGTTCAGAGAAAGCCTCTCCTGCCACGTAAGGTGGCAGCAAATAGGTGCGCCCAGGCTTTGCCCCAATCTGTTCCAAGAGGAATTTCTTCAAGTCCAGGTGGCCAATGAAGCAGATGCCTTGGCTGTCTTTCTTGCTCGCCGTTGCCAAGTTCAGGGCTGCAGCCTTCTCGCGTACCATACTCTTCTCAAGTTCACCCACTGGGAAGTACGCTGTTTCCAACTGGGACTTGTTCAATGCATACAGAAAATAGGATTGGTCCTTCCGGGCATCCAAGCCGCGGTAAAGTACCCCGTCCCTCACCCGTGCATAGTGTCCCGTAGCCATGCCATCCGCCCCCATTTCCCTGGCCTTGTCCAAGAACACCGAGAACTTAATCTCCTTGTTGCACATGATATCCGGGTTTGGAGTGCGTCCTGCGGCGTATTCCCGCAAGAAATAATCCACCACCTTCTCCTTGTATTCCTGCTCAAAATTAATAGAGCGGAAAGGAATGCCAAGTTCTAAGCAGACCTTTTCTGCGTCTGCCTGGTCCTGCTCCCAAGGGCAATCAGTCAAAGATTGGAGGGTCGAGGGGGACCAGTTCTTCATGAACATGCCCTCCACTTCAAAGCCCTGCTCCAAGAGAAGCGCAGCCGCGACGGAGGAGTCGACGCCTCCGGACATCCCCACAATTACCTTAGGCATTGTAGGCGCGCAGTAAGCCAATGAGGGCAACGAGTATCCAAACCAGGTTTAAGACCACTGGCTGGACATCCTTTTTCTTCCAAGAGGCGTACGCCACGCCAACAGACCCAACAATGTTGGCCACTAGGTAGCGATAGTCCGTCGCCTGCACTGTCCCCATAACGGCAGCCAAGTAAGCACCTACAATGAGCACCACTCCAACCCAGTCTACAAACTCAATGATTCCCTTTGTTTTGTGGATCATGACACAAAATTAAAGAAAGCATCGGCGGTCGAGGTTGTTCGCTCATCCACCTCACTGACATCAACATTTTTTAGCGCAGCAAGCTGCTCCGCCACAGCCATGACCATGGCCGGCTCGCACGTTTGCCCGCGGAAAGCCTGAGGCGCCAAGTACGGCGCATCGGTTTCCACCATAACACGGTCCCACGGGACGCCAGTGGCCACCGCACGCAAGGCCTCTGCATTCTTATAGGTTAGGATCCCAGTAAAGGAC contains these protein-coding regions:
- the mnmA gene encoding tRNA 2-thiouridine(34) synthase MnmA: MPKVIVGMSGGVDSSVAAALLLEQGFEVEGMFMKNWSPSTLQSLTDCPWEQDQADAEKVCLELGIPFRSINFEQEYKEKVVDYFLREYAAGRTPNPDIMCNKEIKFSVFLDKAREMGADGMATGHYARVRDGVLYRGLDARKDQSYFLYALNKSQLETAYFPVGELEKSMVREKAAALNLATASKKDSQGICFIGHLDLKKFLLEQIGAKPGRTYLLPPYVAGEAFSERVRKALVVGEHRGAMFYTIGERAGEAIDNGVLRSYTNDPDTKPVYVVATEAASNRLYVSLDRYDQDLMSTFIELEGWQTTGGDTDPSIVSTIDMKAKNGLIGVQGRYQQQPVAVKKITAGAGVVRVETDPLWAVAPGQSLVFYEGDRVWGGGIVCTTEHTIQSGLSPA
- a CDS encoding ATP-dependent DNA helicase RecG, which gives rise to MHYRAHDSVRLVPGVGPKTVEHLERMGIRSVFDLLHWFPRRYIDASNPLPLNLVQFGFPVAIRVTVDSLVKKRTKRGLSFVDAEVSDDSGVPLTLRFFNQPYVDKKLTIGSTWTCVGAIERFHGQNILPSPVLLDEPQVIPVYPQTKGVTSWMLQKFIRQVINDAEIEDIVPDSLREREELPPYRDMLRLIHQPVSMADEEQGRKAMAFIEAFSFFMNVAQSQQLQVRMAGSIIDVPVEWLKNVVESLPFELTAGQKRVVWDSLTDMKSGKLMTRLLNGDVGSGKTVVAALLAACVAQTGKKSIILAPTEILAQQHAKTVAELLKTAGCRVALWTAATKEDADSADIIVGTHAVIHDNFAVKNVGLVVVDEQHRFGVKQRAALRDKQEHPPHVLAMTATPIPRTLALVLFADLQVSFLKEKPKNRQVIHTDIIPINRRREMEGRIAQEVAAGRQVFVLCPLIEKEEVFTEGEPVVDPKEIKTVSKEAERLRKEHPEFGRVAELHGRMKAKEKEALMAEVKAGKVDVLVATSVIEVGVDLPNATVMVIENAERFGLAQLHQLRGRVGRGKEQSYCFLCPTIGGGPAIERLKALVEYESGFDIAERDLELRGPGDLTGIVQSGLPDFKMARLTDLEFLQRVKGVVQTYVEEHPEFPVQWQERGLSSAVAGLE
- a CDS encoding lyase family protein, with product MDKRYMVPDITHLWSLEQRLLGWQETEIACIRADQHLGNISPEIADAMVQVLEANPIDISVYEANDKELRHDLNAFLQERERFLPKEYHKYFHREMTSYDTQEPAMARRLQASAALVAAGLERLDQVLLAQAEKYRYSPMVGRTHGQWAELQTFGFRCLRYRAVLKLCQAQLEFAQSFLDYSKISGAIANYTGRTMEEEWVALDLLNLRPFYGASQIMPRIIYLPLIGAMRAAGELLGQIALDVRLNARSGCPIMQEFFSPKQMGSSAMPHKRNPIQTEGAAGILTLLFGYLGSLEDVIQTWEERAIEQSSTERVAWPDAFHALIYCLGRIASVLEKEYVYTDNMLLEIKNMGGCYATSRVKTLLKNLGVAYGLAGEEAYRIVQLAAFNVIPVPDPYLPPAQSLEEAEERLQALMAEPREGQPLHLRDVLMQGALQPSAFLETSAEDLERWNAILKKMFSFPGPQEALREAFLLKSHLKGEEGVFKALLAS
- a CDS encoding ComEA family DNA-binding protein — protein: MREKAISLLKRYWRQGTLAVVVIGLGAAILLLPHLRVKAAGIGRLIIGSSGEPVTIITENGEADALKERMAGLEAEVAALKEARLKDGELITSLQQEYQAASAEVAAAHDTFVREAEQARAVSKKAGTGSSSGVDSPTASSSVAELPTVSKKVSINRGTLAQLDSLPGIGPSYAQRIIDYRTEHGAFKSIDDLDQVSGIGPATIDKIRDLIEL